CGGGGCGCTCGGCCGCCGTGCTCGATGCGCTGCAGCAGCGCCACGCCGAAGGCGAGGGTCTTGCCGGTGCCGGTGCGGGCCTGGCCGATGATGTCGTGGCCGCCCAGCGCGATCGGCAGGGCGAGCTCCTGGATGGGGAACGCTTCTACGATGCCCTCTGCTTCTAGGGCGTCTGCTATCTCGGGGACGACCCCGAGTTCACGAAAGGTAGTCAGGGCTTTCAGCCTCCAATATGCGGGGTCTCGTCTCCCGGGTGCGGCGCGGTTCGCCGGGGGCGCGGCCGTGTGGGCACGCCCGCCGATCGTTTCCTTCGGCCGCGCGCTCGCGCGGGAGGGACCAGCCGTTGCTCAAAATCCGTCGGCGACCGCAGTCAGGGGTCGAAAGCAGTCACTCGCTGTGGCTGCGTGCGGTCACACTCCGCGACGCAGTGTACCGACCGTTGATTGCCTACACCAATAGCCGATCACAAGACTCAACGTTCTCATGGTCCGCCCTATTCCTTGGGAGCGCGCGCCGGGACGGCCGGAGGCGGCGGCCGCACGGGGGAAATCGCGGGTCGGGGACCTGCGGGGGACACGCCGGGACGGCCACATCCGGACACCCGATCCGGGTCGGCCCGTCCCGAGGACGGACCGCCGGGCGGGGGCGTCCCGGCCGGGCTGGCCCGGACATCTCCGGCCACACCAGGGCGAACCGGACGGGGGAAGCCCCCGCCTGCGGGGGGCGGGGGCTTCCGGGTCACGGGGGTCCGTGGTGGACGCGGGGTCCGTCAGAACGTCCGGCGTCCGGGCCGCCAGCTCCGCCGGCCGTCGCCGCGGGTGTTGAGCGAGGTCAGTGCCACCACCCCGATCGCGGCGATGAGCAGCGAGAACACGATCGCGACGAGCGTGCCGGCGCCGAGCGCGTCGGCGATCACCCCGCCGATGACGGCG
The sequence above is drawn from the Actinomadura hallensis genome and encodes:
- a CDS encoding GlsB/YeaQ/YmgE family stress response membrane protein; this translates as MLTTILWFIVVGAVVGAVARLLVPGRNPIGILLTILVGIAGAVIGGVIADALGAGTLVAIVFSLLIAAIGVVALTSLNTRGDGRRSWRPGRRTF